The Candidatus Krumholzibacteriia bacterium genome contains a region encoding:
- a CDS encoding ParA family protein produces the protein MRRYMVVNAKGGCGKSTLATNIAAYFASQWENVNVSLADFDPQQSSMDWLAVRPEDRPPIAGIDAHSEGLKKLNPHTDFLVMDAPASTHGPELTAILKHAETVIIPVLPSTVDMRAASRFIEEIRNVGKVSRREVKIGVVANRVREHYSIYRELEEFLKTLKVPVIGHLRDAQNYVRAYGNGLGVWELAPYMAWQEWQQWEPIAQWLESKRSQP, from the coding sequence ATGCGTCGATACATGGTGGTGAACGCGAAGGGCGGGTGCGGGAAGTCCACGCTGGCCACGAACATCGCGGCGTACTTCGCGTCGCAGTGGGAGAACGTGAACGTCAGCCTGGCCGACTTCGATCCCCAGCAGTCGAGCATGGACTGGCTGGCCGTGCGGCCCGAGGACCGTCCCCCGATCGCCGGGATCGACGCGCATTCCGAAGGGCTCAAGAAGTTGAACCCGCACACGGACTTCCTGGTGATGGACGCGCCCGCGTCCACCCACGGGCCCGAGCTGACCGCGATCCTCAAGCACGCCGAGACCGTGATCATTCCGGTGTTGCCGTCGACGGTCGACATGCGCGCCGCGAGCCGTTTCATCGAGGAGATCCGCAACGTCGGCAAGGTCTCGCGCAGAGAGGTGAAGATCGGCGTGGTCGCCAACCGCGTGCGCGAGCACTACTCGATCTACCGCGAGCTCGAGGAATTCCTGAAGACGCTGAAGGTCCCCGTGATCGGCCACCTGCGCGACGCGCAGAACTACGTGCGGGCCTACGGCAACGGTCTGGGCGTGTGGGAGCTGGCTCCGTACATGGCCTGGCAGGAATGGCAGCAGTGGGAGCCGATCGCGCAGTGGCTCGAGTCGAAGCGGTCGCAGCCCTGA
- a CDS encoding 3-oxoacyl-ACP reductase encodes MQSLPLSEQVVVVSGASRGLGAAIARAFGREGARVVVNWFRSEEAAHAVAAHIGDSALPVRADVRDRTEVDRMIETARAHFGAPVSTLVHNALIDFRFDAANRPTAADITWDAYRDQVDGAVHGALNLVQACLPGMRDLGSGRVVAIGSNLVHNPVVPYHDYTTAKAALLGFVRNMAAELGPEGITVNMVSGGLLRTTDASAATSDAVFDIIEGSTPLRRVTTPEDLADTAVFFASPWARAVTGQDLVVDGGLVMR; translated from the coding sequence ATGCAGTCCCTGCCGCTCTCCGAACAGGTCGTCGTCGTCTCCGGTGCCAGCCGGGGTCTGGGCGCCGCGATCGCCCGTGCCTTCGGGCGCGAGGGCGCCCGCGTGGTCGTGAACTGGTTCCGCAGCGAGGAGGCGGCGCACGCGGTCGCCGCCCACATCGGCGACAGCGCCCTGCCCGTCCGCGCCGACGTCCGCGATCGCACCGAGGTCGACCGGATGATCGAGACGGCGCGCGCACACTTCGGCGCTCCCGTCTCGACGTTGGTCCACAACGCCCTGATCGACTTCCGCTTCGACGCCGCGAACCGACCCACCGCCGCCGACATCACCTGGGATGCCTACCGCGACCAGGTCGACGGCGCGGTCCACGGGGCACTGAACCTCGTGCAGGCCTGCCTTCCCGGCATGCGGGACCTCGGATCCGGTCGTGTCGTCGCGATCGGGTCGAACCTCGTGCACAACCCGGTGGTCCCGTACCACGACTACACCACGGCGAAGGCCGCGCTGCTCGGCTTCGTCCGCAACATGGCCGCCGAACTCGGACCGGAGGGCATCACCGTGAACATGGTGTCGGGCGGACTGCTGCGTACCACCGACGCCAGCGCGGCCACGTCCGACGCGGTCTTCGACATCATCGAGGGGTCCACGCCCCTGCGTCGCGTGACCACCCCGGAGGACCTGGCCGACACCGCCGTGTTCTTCGCCTCGCCGTGGGCGCGGGCGGTCACGGGGCAGGACCTGGTCGTCGATGGCGGGCTGGTGATGCGCTAG
- a CDS encoding FlgD immunoglobulin-like domain containing protein: protein MRASFLSFLVVFCCFAFSTTPAFAVDSDGDGLDDDVEVAIGSDPANPDSDRDLVRDGDEAPGGNPVDSDADGLADILDTDDDGDGIATAEEDVDLDRNPLSDDTDADGTPNYLDTDDDGDGVPTATESAEDRDADGTPNYLDTDDDGDGIETVAEDVNGNGTAADDDTDSDGTPDYLDSDDDGDGIPTASESTGDTDGDGTPDYLDPLTDSDGDGLDDGDERDVYGTDPFDPDSDGDGLDDGTEIAGPTDALDADSDDDGLGDGSEADAGLDPFDPDSDGDGLDDGLELGLTAGIEGGTSGGSGVPFDGTDPAVFVPDGDPTTTTLALDPDSDGDGLDDGTEDADRDGVRDPDETDPIDDDSDGDGFGDGTETTAGSDPLDPNDTPETVNDPVILAIVDVPNDQGRRVRIRWSPSRLDTAGSTEPIVSYGIYRRVDDGALARDAEPARHATAPGVWDFVRSVPATAEADYSALATTLCDSTESGVCLSTFFVRAQTGAPAVFHDSAPDSGYSVDDLAPNVPANLSVSYDVSGNTLTWDESLDEDFRYFRVYRSSTPDFEPTTDVLVRSTTGAGWTDTEAAGPGVYYAVTAVDFAGNESEAATVTATGVDAPTPRRAALLANTPNPFNPSTSLRFFLPEAREIELTIYDAAGRRVRTLARGPWKAGEHTVQWNGRDDRGGSVASGVYLYRLRAGDFERTRRMTLLK from the coding sequence GTGCGCGCATCGTTCCTGTCGTTCCTCGTCGTCTTCTGTTGTTTCGCCTTCTCCACGACACCGGCCTTTGCGGTCGACAGCGACGGCGACGGTCTCGACGACGACGTCGAGGTCGCGATCGGCTCCGATCCGGCGAATCCGGACAGCGACCGCGATCTGGTGCGCGACGGCGACGAGGCGCCGGGCGGGAATCCGGTCGACAGCGATGCCGACGGCTTGGCGGACATCCTCGACACCGACGACGACGGCGATGGCATCGCGACGGCCGAAGAGGACGTCGACCTCGACCGCAATCCGTTGTCCGACGATACCGACGCCGACGGCACCCCGAACTATCTGGACACCGACGACGACGGCGACGGCGTGCCGACCGCGACCGAGTCCGCCGAGGACCGTGACGCCGACGGCACCCCGAACTATCTGGACACCGACGACGACGGCGATGGAATCGAGACCGTGGCCGAGGACGTGAACGGCAACGGCACCGCGGCCGACGACGACACCGACTCCGACGGCACGCCCGACTACCTGGATTCCGACGACGACGGCGACGGGATTCCCACTGCGAGCGAGTCGACCGGCGACACCGACGGCGACGGCACGCCCGACTACCTCGATCCCCTGACCGACAGCGACGGTGACGGCCTGGACGACGGCGACGAGCGCGACGTGTACGGCACCGACCCCTTCGATCCCGACAGCGACGGCGACGGTCTCGACGACGGCACCGAGATCGCCGGTCCGACCGACGCCCTCGACGCCGACAGCGACGACGACGGTCTGGGTGACGGTTCGGAAGCCGATGCCGGTCTCGACCCCTTCGATCCGGACAGCGACGGCGACGGCTTGGACGACGGTCTCGAACTGGGTCTGACCGCCGGCATCGAGGGCGGGACGAGCGGGGGCAGCGGGGTGCCCTTCGACGGGACCGACCCCGCGGTCTTCGTCCCCGACGGGGACCCGACCACGACCACGCTGGCCCTCGATCCCGACAGCGACGGTGACGGCCTCGACGACGGCACCGAGGACGCCGACCGCGACGGCGTGCGCGACCCCGACGAGACCGACCCGATCGACGACGACAGCGACGGCGACGGCTTCGGCGACGGCACCGAGACGACCGCCGGCTCCGATCCGCTCGACCCGAACGACACGCCGGAGACCGTGAACGATCCGGTGATCCTGGCGATCGTCGACGTGCCGAACGACCAGGGCCGCCGCGTGCGCATCCGCTGGAGTCCGAGTCGGCTGGACACGGCGGGATCGACCGAACCGATCGTGTCGTACGGGATCTACCGCCGCGTCGACGACGGCGCGCTCGCCCGCGACGCCGAGCCCGCGCGCCACGCCACCGCGCCCGGCGTGTGGGACTTCGTGCGCAGTGTTCCGGCCACGGCCGAGGCGGACTACAGCGCCCTGGCGACCACGCTCTGCGACTCGACCGAGTCGGGCGTCTGCCTCTCGACCTTCTTCGTCCGCGCGCAGACCGGTGCCCCGGCGGTCTTCCACGACTCCGCGCCCGACAGCGGCTACTCGGTCGACGACCTCGCGCCGAACGTGCCGGCCAACCTGTCCGTGAGCTACGACGTGAGCGGCAACACGCTCACCTGGGACGAATCGCTCGACGAGGACTTCCGCTACTTCCGCGTGTACCGTTCGAGCACCCCGGACTTCGAACCGACCACCGACGTGCTCGTGCGCTCGACCACCGGCGCGGGTTGGACCGACACCGAGGCCGCGGGGCCCGGCGTGTACTACGCGGTCACGGCCGTCGACTTCGCGGGCAACGAGAGCGAGGCGGCGACCGTGACGGCGACCGGCGTCGACGCGCCGACCCCACGACGCGCCGCATTGCTCGCCAACACGCCGAATCCCTTCAACCCCAGCACGAGCCTACGGTTCTTCCTGCCCGAGGCCCGCGAGATCGAACTGACGATCTACGACGCCGCCGGCCGTCGCGTGCGCACGCTCGCGCGCGGGCCGTGGAAGGCCGGCGAGCACACGGTGCAGTGGAACGGCCGCGACGACCGCGGCGGGAGCGTGGCCAGCGGTGTGTACCTCTACCGCCTGCGGGCCGGGGACTTCGAGCGGACCCGGCGCATGACGTTGCTGAAGTAG